In Bacillus cereus ATCC 14579, a single window of DNA contains:
- the cdaS gene encoding sporulation-specific diadenylate cyclase CdaS yields MHEWGLSEELKIQTKQMIEIAEKELSIMRNAIDKEDECILCKMEDIHHMLANVQTLAATYYIQAYLSPYTESSSFITTAIQHLSARKHGALIVVERNETLEALIQTGTTLNAHLTAPLLESIFYPGNPLHDGAVLVKNNHIVSAANILPLTKSTEVDPELGTRHRAAIGLSEKSDALILVVSEETGRTSFALNGILYTISL; encoded by the coding sequence GTCAGAAGAGCTCAAAATACAAACAAAGCAAATGATTGAAATTGCTGAAAAAGAACTATCGATTATGAGGAACGCAATCGATAAAGAAGACGAATGTATTTTATGCAAAATGGAAGATATTCATCATATGTTAGCAAATGTACAAACATTGGCAGCTACATACTATATTCAGGCATATTTATCACCTTATACGGAAAGTTCATCTTTTATTACGACAGCTATCCAACACTTAAGCGCCAGAAAACATGGTGCTCTTATCGTTGTGGAAAGAAACGAGACGCTTGAAGCTCTCATTCAAACTGGAACGACATTAAACGCTCATTTAACTGCACCATTACTCGAATCAATATTTTATCCAGGTAACCCTCTTCATGACGGTGCCGTTCTCGTAAAAAATAATCATATTGTCTCAGCTGCTAATATTCTTCCTTTAACGAAAAGTACAGAAGTTGATCCTGAGCTAGGAACACGTCACAGAGCTGCAATTGGCTTATCAGAAAAGAGTGATGCACTTATATTAGTTGTCTCTGAAGAAACGGGCCGTACTTCTTTTGCTTTAAACGGGATTTTGTATACGATTTCTTTATAA
- the pepA gene encoding cytosol aminopeptidase, which translates to MFQVQKELAGHEAVIVALFEEEKMSSFVQELDKAFEGQLQVLLEEKELSTKKKAISKVHSLGKTNVKRYYFVGLGKKESYTTETLRAALGKAFKTLQAAKVQDAAILLDSFVTEKLDAIDVAHIAAEVQGLGTYELQTYKSDKKDRVELEKFMAITSEDAQEIEAALTVGYVHGRATNSARTLVNMPPNVLTATKLAEYAVELAEKYDMDYKVLEKEEMEDLGMGALLAVNQGSVEPPKMIALIYKGKEEWKDVIGFVGKGITYDTGGYSLKPREGMVGMKGDMGGAAAVLGAMEIIGELRPEQNVIAVIPSTDNVVSGTAFKPDDVITSMSGKTIEVLNTDAEGRLALADGITYAKKLGANYLVDVATLTGGVIVALGNYTTGAMTNNEELFEQVLEASMETDEPIWQLPIFDRDKERVRNSKFADLNNSPGREGHAVMAGTFLGEFAEDTPWVHLDIAGTSETKGAHDLGPAGATGAMVRTLATLVERFGEE; encoded by the coding sequence ATGTTTCAAGTACAAAAAGAATTAGCAGGTCATGAAGCAGTAATTGTTGCTTTATTTGAAGAAGAGAAAATGAGTAGTTTTGTACAAGAACTGGACAAAGCGTTTGAAGGACAATTACAAGTTTTACTAGAAGAGAAAGAATTATCTACGAAGAAAAAGGCCATTTCGAAAGTGCATAGCTTAGGAAAAACAAATGTGAAACGTTATTACTTTGTTGGTTTAGGCAAGAAAGAGTCTTACACGACAGAAACGTTACGTGCGGCTCTTGGTAAGGCATTTAAAACACTGCAAGCAGCAAAAGTACAAGATGCAGCAATCTTACTTGATTCTTTCGTAACAGAGAAATTAGACGCGATTGATGTCGCTCATATTGCAGCAGAGGTACAAGGCCTTGGTACATATGAATTACAAACGTATAAATCAGATAAAAAGGATCGTGTAGAGTTAGAGAAGTTCATGGCTATTACATCGGAAGATGCACAAGAAATTGAAGCCGCATTAACAGTTGGCTACGTACATGGACGTGCAACAAATTCAGCTCGTACACTTGTAAATATGCCGCCAAACGTATTAACAGCGACAAAGCTTGCTGAGTATGCTGTTGAATTAGCGGAGAAGTATGATATGGACTATAAAGTTCTTGAGAAAGAAGAGATGGAAGATCTTGGTATGGGTGCGTTACTTGCAGTAAACCAAGGTAGTGTAGAGCCACCAAAAATGATCGCTCTTATTTATAAGGGAAAAGAAGAGTGGAAAGATGTCATTGGGTTCGTTGGAAAAGGTATTACATACGATACAGGTGGTTATTCTTTAAAACCACGTGAAGGCATGGTTGGTATGAAAGGTGATATGGGCGGTGCAGCTGCTGTATTAGGTGCGATGGAAATTATCGGTGAACTTCGCCCAGAACAAAATGTGATCGCTGTTATTCCTTCAACTGATAACGTTGTAAGTGGTACGGCATTTAAGCCAGACGATGTAATCACATCTATGAGCGGAAAAACAATTGAAGTATTAAATACGGATGCAGAAGGTCGTCTAGCTTTAGCTGACGGTATTACGTATGCGAAAAAACTTGGTGCAAACTACCTTGTTGATGTTGCAACATTAACAGGCGGTGTAATTGTTGCACTTGGAAACTATACGACAGGCGCAATGACAAATAATGAAGAGTTATTTGAGCAAGTGCTAGAGGCTTCTATGGAAACAGATGAGCCAATTTGGCAACTACCGATTTTTGATCGTGATAAAGAACGCGTTCGAAACAGTAAGTTTGCTGATTTAAATAACTCACCAGGCCGTGAAGGACATGCGGTTATGGCAGGTACATTCTTAGGCGAATTCGCTGAAGATACACCGTGGGTACACTTAGATATCGCTGGAACATCAGAAACAAAAGGCGCGCACGACTTAGGTCCAGCTGGAGCAACTGGTGCAATGGTACGTACACTTGCAACACTTGTGGAGCGCTTCGGAGAAGAATAA
- a CDS encoding 3D domain-containing protein — MLKRYCIRIMMTCLLAIALCVTWNAFTGVSLLEIVKKYEGTSAKEVHAAEVKRNVAPSKEVINALEQANDWSKYRSIEMTATGYTSGIESTGKRPGHPEYGITYSGVKVKRDLYSTIAADLRVFPIGTILFVPGYGYGVVADKGGAIKGNRLDLYYDTVKDVYSQWGKKKVNVYVVKVGNGKFTEEELTMLNQDETMQVFRGQYLKQR, encoded by the coding sequence ATGTTAAAACGATATTGTATTCGCATTATGATGACTTGTTTACTTGCAATTGCATTATGCGTAACATGGAATGCTTTCACAGGAGTTTCTTTATTAGAGATTGTAAAGAAGTATGAGGGAACGAGTGCAAAAGAAGTACATGCAGCAGAAGTTAAGAGAAATGTTGCTCCGAGTAAAGAAGTGATAAATGCTTTAGAGCAGGCAAACGACTGGTCTAAATATCGTTCAATTGAAATGACTGCAACAGGTTATACATCGGGGATTGAGTCAACTGGTAAGAGGCCGGGACATCCAGAGTATGGTATTACATATTCAGGTGTTAAAGTGAAAAGGGATTTATATTCCACAATCGCTGCGGACTTACGCGTATTTCCGATTGGAACGATTCTATTCGTACCAGGTTATGGATATGGTGTAGTAGCTGATAAGGGCGGTGCAATAAAAGGAAACCGTCTTGATCTATATTATGATACGGTGAAAGATGTTTATAGCCAATGGGGTAAGAAAAAAGTAAATGTGTACGTAGTAAAAGTAGGAAATGGTAAGTTTACAGAAGAAGAGTTAACGATGTTAAATCAAGACGAAACGATGCAAGTGTTTCGTGGTCAATATTTAAAACAAAGATAG
- a CDS encoding YuiB family protein, protein MSIPVLLISMMLFFILFFGIGFLLNMILRATWVMVIVYPIVCMLIINKASMWDYFSKPKETFSSFGTSVSHLGQADVFILSTGLVGAALAGVVIKKLRKSGYQMF, encoded by the coding sequence GTGAGTATACCGGTACTACTTATTTCAATGATGTTATTCTTTATTTTGTTCTTTGGAATTGGATTTTTACTCAACATGATTTTGCGAGCTACTTGGGTAATGGTTATTGTGTATCCGATTGTTTGTATGCTTATTATTAATAAAGCGAGTATGTGGGATTATTTTTCAAAACCGAAAGAAACATTTTCTTCATTTGGGACAAGTGTATCGCACTTAGGACAAGCAGACGTATTTATTCTATCTACTGGATTAGTAGGGGCTGCTTTAGCAGGAGTCGTAATCAAGAAACTTCGGAAAAGCGGATATCAAATGTTTTAA
- a CDS encoding NUDIX hydrolase, producing MEKRGKVWLAVSGLVATKDGRWLFVKKKYSGLKGKWSLPAGFVNEGETVDEAVKREVLEETGIVAHVKGIIGVRSGVIRNEISDNMIIFLLEPEGENIIIQEKELSEVAFLHPDKIVDDPNTSVLIKYLLEGRSELHLEVDKTLNPGEPFGYTAYHVFTARAKERGKE from the coding sequence ATGGAGAAACGAGGGAAGGTATGGCTAGCTGTTAGTGGTTTAGTAGCTACAAAAGATGGTAGGTGGCTATTTGTTAAGAAGAAATACAGTGGATTAAAAGGGAAATGGTCTTTACCGGCTGGTTTTGTAAATGAAGGTGAGACGGTTGATGAAGCTGTGAAACGCGAAGTGTTAGAAGAGACAGGCATTGTCGCTCATGTGAAGGGGATCATTGGTGTTCGATCGGGTGTTATTCGTAATGAGATTAGTGATAATATGATTATTTTTCTTTTGGAGCCTGAAGGAGAAAATATTATTATACAGGAGAAAGAATTGTCTGAAGTGGCGTTCTTACATCCGGATAAGATTGTAGACGATCCGAATACGTCTGTGCTTATTAAATATTTGTTAGAAGGAAGATCAGAACTACATCTTGAAGTGGACAAAACATTAAATCCAGGCGAACCATTTGGTTATACAGCTTATCACGTATTTACGGCACGTGCGAAGGAGAGGGGAAAAGAGTGA
- a CDS encoding NAD(P)/FAD-dependent oxidoreductase gives MKTPKIVVLGAGYGGMITTVRLQKALSVNEAEITLVNNNSYHYQATWLHESAAGTLQDEKICLDIQDVIDTNKVNFVQDTVVEIKAAEKRIILKDGELEYDYLVIGLGFESETFGITGLKEHAFSIANINATREIREHMEASFSKYATEQRDELVTIVVGGAGFTGIEYVGELANRVPELCKEYNVPREKARIICVEAAPTALPGFDPALVEYAVKQLEKKGVEFRIGTAIKEATEEGIIVANGDDTELIKSETVVWAAGVRGNGIVEESGFEAMRGRVKVDEYMHAPGYEDVFMVGDAALIINEEINRPYPPTAQIAIQQGYNIAHNLTVLVRGKGEMKKFAFDNKGSVCSLGHDDAMGVVMGKKLTGWKASFMKKVIDNRYLFLLGGPLLVLKKGKLKFF, from the coding sequence GTGAAGACTCCAAAAATCGTAGTTTTAGGTGCAGGTTATGGCGGGATGATTACGACTGTTCGTCTGCAAAAAGCATTATCTGTAAATGAAGCTGAAATTACGCTAGTAAACAACAACAGCTATCACTACCAAGCGACTTGGTTACACGAGAGCGCAGCTGGTACATTACAAGATGAAAAAATCTGTCTAGATATTCAAGACGTTATTGATACAAATAAAGTAAACTTTGTACAAGACACAGTAGTAGAAATTAAAGCTGCTGAAAAACGCATTATCTTAAAAGACGGCGAGTTAGAGTATGACTACTTAGTAATTGGTCTTGGTTTCGAATCAGAAACATTCGGAATTACAGGATTAAAAGAGCATGCATTCTCAATCGCTAACATTAATGCAACTCGTGAAATTCGTGAGCATATGGAAGCTAGTTTCTCTAAATATGCAACTGAACAACGCGATGAGTTAGTAACAATCGTTGTTGGTGGTGCTGGATTTACTGGTATCGAGTACGTAGGTGAGCTTGCAAACCGTGTTCCTGAACTTTGCAAAGAGTACAATGTACCACGTGAAAAAGCACGTATCATCTGTGTAGAAGCTGCTCCAACAGCACTTCCAGGTTTCGATCCAGCGTTAGTAGAATACGCTGTAAAACAACTTGAGAAAAAAGGTGTAGAATTCCGCATCGGTACAGCAATTAAAGAAGCAACTGAAGAAGGTATTATCGTTGCGAATGGCGATGACACTGAATTAATTAAGTCTGAAACAGTAGTTTGGGCTGCAGGTGTTCGTGGTAACGGTATTGTGGAAGAGTCTGGATTTGAAGCAATGCGCGGACGTGTAAAAGTTGATGAGTACATGCATGCTCCAGGATACGAAGATGTATTTATGGTTGGTGACGCAGCGTTAATCATTAATGAAGAAATTAACCGTCCATACCCACCAACAGCACAAATTGCAATTCAACAAGGTTACAATATTGCACACAACTTAACTGTATTAGTTCGTGGTAAAGGTGAAATGAAAAAATTCGCATTTGATAATAAAGGATCTGTATGTTCTTTAGGTCATGACGATGCAATGGGCGTTGTTATGGGTAAAAAGTTAACAGGTTGGAAAGCTTCCTTCATGAAGAAAGTAATCGATAACCGTTACCTATTCTTATTAGGTGGACCTTTATTAGTTCTTAAAAAAGGTAAATTAAAGTTCTTTTAA
- a CDS encoding NAD(P)/FAD-dependent oxidoreductase, producing the protein MAENQKVYDITIIGGGPTGLFTAFYGGMRQASVKIIESLPQLGGQLSALYPEKYIYDVAGFPKVRAQELVDNLKEQMKKFDPTVCLEEAVDTLEKQADGIFKLVTNKQTHYSKSVIITAGNGAFQPRRLELEGTAKYEKKNLHYFVDDMNKFAGKRVVVFGGGDSAVDWTMMLEPIAEKVTIVHRRDKFRAHEHSVENLMNSRAEVSTPYVPVELIGDDKIEQVVLQHVKTEEKVIIDVDDVIVNYGFVSSLGPIKNWGLDIQKNSILVNSKMETNIPGIYAAGDICTYEGKVKLIACGFGEAPTAVNNAKAYFDPNAKLQPMHSSSMF; encoded by the coding sequence GTGGCAGAAAATCAAAAAGTTTACGACATAACAATTATTGGTGGTGGTCCAACAGGGCTGTTCACAGCATTTTATGGCGGTATGAGACAAGCAAGTGTAAAAATCATTGAAAGCTTACCTCAACTTGGAGGACAATTATCCGCACTCTACCCTGAAAAATACATTTATGATGTAGCTGGATTCCCAAAAGTGCGCGCACAAGAATTAGTTGATAACTTAAAAGAGCAAATGAAGAAATTTGACCCAACCGTTTGTTTAGAAGAAGCTGTCGATACGCTTGAGAAACAAGCTGACGGTATATTTAAACTTGTTACGAATAAGCAAACTCACTATTCTAAATCAGTTATTATTACTGCTGGCAATGGTGCTTTCCAACCACGCCGCTTAGAATTAGAAGGTACAGCAAAGTATGAAAAGAAAAACTTACATTATTTCGTTGATGATATGAATAAATTTGCCGGTAAGCGCGTCGTAGTATTTGGCGGCGGCGATTCAGCTGTTGATTGGACAATGATGTTAGAACCGATCGCTGAAAAAGTTACAATCGTTCATCGCCGCGATAAATTCCGTGCGCATGAACATAGCGTCGAAAACTTAATGAATTCTCGTGCAGAAGTAAGTACACCGTATGTTCCAGTTGAACTCATTGGTGATGACAAAATTGAACAAGTCGTTCTTCAGCACGTAAAAACGGAAGAAAAAGTTATCATCGATGTTGATGACGTAATTGTAAACTATGGCTTCGTTTCTTCTCTTGGCCCAATTAAAAACTGGGGCTTAGATATACAAAAAAACAGCATCCTTGTAAATTCAAAAATGGAAACAAATATTCCTGGCATTTACGCTGCTGGTGACATTTGTACATATGAAGGAAAAGTAAAACTCATTGCTTGCGGCTTCGGTGAAGCACCAACAGCAGTAAACAATGCAAAAGCTTACTTCGATCCAAATGCAAAACTTCAACCAATGCATAGCTCAAGCATGTTTTAA